The window TTCATCCGGCAGGCGCCGCTTCAGGTGCTGGTAGAGCCGCCATGTGACGTCGGCGTCCTCGGCGGCATATTCGGTCGCCTTGTCGAGCGGGACCTCGCCGAAGGGGATGGCCTTCTTGCCGGTGCCGCACACCTCCTTGAACGCGATGCAGGTGTGGCCGAGGTGCCGTTCGGCAAGCTCGTCCATGCCGTGGCCGCCGCCGATCCCGTCGAGGCCGCGCCCCGCATCGAGGTCGAAGCTGATGACCATCGTATCCTCGACCGGCGCGACCTCGACGTCGTAGCGAGAAAGGACGTTGAGGTCGTATTTGCCGTTGTGCAGGACCTTGATCACCGCATCGGAGGCCAGCAGCGGGCGCAGCGCGGAAAGCGCGGCATCCAGCGACACCTGGTCGGGCTTTTCGGCGAACATGTCGGTCCCGCCGTGGGCGAGCGGAATGTAGCAGGCATCGTTCGGGCCGAGCGCAAGGCTGATGCCGACGAGGTCCGCCGCCATGCTGTCGAGCGCACTCGTCTCGGTATCTATGGCGACCAGCCGTGCGGCCCTGGCGCGCTCGATCCAGTGCTCGAGGCGCTCTATCGACTGGACGCATTCATAGGCGCTCCGGTCGACCTTCGGCATCTCGGGTAGCGGCTGCCGGCTACCCTCGGCATTGGCGGGAGCGCTGGCGTTTTCCTGCTTGGCGGGATTGAGCTCGGTGGGCCTGCCGGGGCTCCCGGCACCGGCATCGAGGCGGCGCAGCAGGCTGGTGAAGCCGTGCTTTTCGAGGAACTGGGCAAGCGGGCCGGGCGGCACGCCGTCGAGCTTCATGTCCTCGAGCGCGACGGGCAGGGGGCAGTCCTCCTTGAGCGTCACGAGAATGCGGCTGAGTTCCGCGTCCGCGCGGTGTTCCAGCAGCCGCTCCTTGAGCTTGGACTTCTTCATGTCCTCTGCCGAATCGAGCGCAGCTGTCAGGTCGCCATGCTCGGCAATGAGCTTGCTTGCGGTCTTGGGCCCGACGCCGAAGATGCCCGGGATATTGTCGACCGAATCGCCCATCAGGGCGAGCACGTCGCCCACCTTTTCCGGCGGGACGCCGAACTTTTCCTCGACCTCCTCGATGTAGATGCGCGCGCTCTTCATCGTGTCGAGCATGTCGATGCGCGCGCCGTCCTTCTCGCCGACGAGCTGCATCAGGTCCTTGTCGGAAGACACGATGGTCACGTCCCAGCCCTGTGCCTGCGCGGCCCGGGCATAGGAGGCGATCATGTCGTCGGCCTCGACATCGGGCTCCTCGATGCAGGGCAGCGAGAAGGCGCGCGTCGCATCGCGGATCAGCGGGAACTGGGGCACGAGGTCTTCGGGCGGAGCGGGCCGGTTGGCCTTGTACTGGTCGTAGATCTCGTTGCGGAAGGAATGGCTCGACTTGTCGAGAATCACCGCGAGGTGCGTCGGGCCTTCCGCCTTGTCGAGATCCTCCGCCAGCTTCCACAGCATGGTGGTGTAGCCGTAAACCGCGCCGACCGGTGTGCCTTCGGGATCAGTGAGGGGCGGCAGCCTGTGATAGGCGCGGAAAATGTAGGCGGACCCGTCGACGAGATAGAGGTGCTTTTTATCGGCCATCATGGCGCTGCCTAGCAGCGGTTGAGGGTCTTGGGGAGCGGAAAGGCCTCGAAAAAATGTGGCCGACAAATGGCGGAAATCGGGCGATTTGGGGGCAAATGAGGCGAATTTGGGCATGAATGTGGCGAAATCGCTTGCAGCGCCACAATCCGGCCATTATTTAGGGCCTCGTAAGGCCTCGAAAGGGTCTTGCGCGGAGGAGGCGGATCATCGCCGAATTCGCACCCAAACTCGCTGTTTAAGGATTTATCTTATGCGCAAGATCGCTCTCGTTGCTGCCGCTTCGGCCGCTGCTCTCTCGCTCGCCGCTTGCTCGGAAGCCACCGAAGACGCTGCTGAAGCCACCACCGAAGCTGCTGCTGCTGACGCAGAAGCAAACATGGAAGCTGCTGGCGAAGCCGTCGAAGCAGCTGGTGAAGAAGTTGCTGCTGAAGCCGACGAAGCTGCTGCTGAAGTCGAAGCTTCGGTCGAAGGCGAAACCGAAGCCGAAGCTCAGGCTGACTAATCAGCCCGCTTCGCCGGTTCATCCGACGAAACACGAAGGGCGGTGCCGCAAGGCACCGCCCTTTTCGTTTGGGTGACAGACAGACTTGCGGGGAAAGCTGCGCTTACTTCCCGCCGAAATCGGCGTTGGTCCACACCCGCTTGGGATTGTTGGTCTGCGCCGAATAGCCATCGTGGATGGCCCGCGCGATCTGCGCGATCTTGGCTTCGCGATTGAGACGCGAACCCTGTCCCGTGACATAGATGGCAACCGCCACGGCGCGGCCGTCCGGCGTCTCGAGAATGCCGACATCGCTCGAGGTATTGTTGAGCGAGCCGGTCTTGTGGCTGACCCGCACGCTTTCCGGCATCAGCGCGGGGATGCGGCGCTTGCCCGTGCGCGTACGGCTCATGGCGCCGAGTAGCACGCGGCGGCTTTCAGGCTTCAGGAACTTGCCTTGGTAAAGGCCGCTCAGCAGGTCGAGCATCGCCTTGGGCGTGGCGCTGTCGCGCTTGTCGATGTGCTGCGCAGGGTCGTATTCGCCGTCGTCACGTACCAGGGTGGCGATATCGCGGTCGATGCTGAAATCCCTGATGCCCTGGCGGCGCACCCAGTCGTTCACCGCATCCGGCCCGCCGACAACCCGCAGCAGTGCGTCCGTGGCGGGGTTACTCGAGCGGGTGATCATGATTTCGATCAGGTCGATCGCCTTCATGTATTCACCCTCGTAGACCGGGGCGACCTTGCTGGAGAAGCGGGCCGACTTGCGCGGCAACAGGAGCGGGAATTCGCTGGTGAGGCTCCACTTGCCCTTCTCGACACCTTCGAGGAAGGTCGCGGCCACGGCAATCTTGCTGGTGCTCGCCATGGGGAAGCGCTGGTCGCCAAGGACGGTTACCATCTGGCCGCTCGTCAAATCGATGGCGGCAACGCCGATCCGGCCGTTCGAACCGTCGGCCAGTTCGGCCAGCCGCTGCTCGAACGCATTGTCGTAAATGGCCTCGAAGCTTTGCGGCGCGCGCAGTTCCGTGCCGAGCGCCGTATCGAACTGCTTGAGGTAGGAATTGTCCTGCGCGCTAAGCGTGGTCGGGGCTGCGAAGGCCAGCGTCGCCGCCAGGATTGTCTTGCCGAGGTTCTTCATTCGCATACCGTTACGTATAGCACAGTTTGGTTAGGGCCTGCTTAACGTAACGGAATCGAGCAAATCAAGCGCGCCCGCGACAGAATGTGTCGCAAGCACGCTCGATGCTTGTTTATCGGCGTCAAGACGCGTTACGCGGACGCAATCACCTTCTCGATGCGGTCGGTGCTTTGGCCGGTCACGGTCTTGTCGATCTCGCCCACCAGCCTGCTTTGCAGTTCGGAATGGTAGTGCTTGCGCATTTCGCCCAGTGTCTTGGGATCGGCGATGATCAGCACGTCCGTGATCTCGCCGGAAATCGCCTTGGCATTCAGCCATTCGGCTGCCGCGGCACCGTGGGCAAGCTCTTCGAGGTCGGTGCGGCCAAGCTGGCGGCCGATTGGATCCTGATGACGCACGCCGGCGCTGAAATTGCTCGGGCTGAGATCCGGCTTCTCTGCGTCCGAAAGCCGGGGCTCGAAGGGCTTGCCCG of the Qipengyuania gaetbuli genome contains:
- the polA gene encoding DNA polymerase I → MADKKHLYLVDGSAYIFRAYHRLPPLTDPEGTPVGAVYGYTTMLWKLAEDLDKAEGPTHLAVILDKSSHSFRNEIYDQYKANRPAPPEDLVPQFPLIRDATRAFSLPCIEEPDVEADDMIASYARAAQAQGWDVTIVSSDKDLMQLVGEKDGARIDMLDTMKSARIYIEEVEEKFGVPPEKVGDVLALMGDSVDNIPGIFGVGPKTASKLIAEHGDLTAALDSAEDMKKSKLKERLLEHRADAELSRILVTLKEDCPLPVALEDMKLDGVPPGPLAQFLEKHGFTSLLRRLDAGAGSPGRPTELNPAKQENASAPANAEGSRQPLPEMPKVDRSAYECVQSIERLEHWIERARAARLVAIDTETSALDSMAADLVGISLALGPNDACYIPLAHGGTDMFAEKPDQVSLDAALSALRPLLASDAVIKVLHNGKYDLNVLSRYDVEVAPVEDTMVISFDLDAGRGLDGIGGGHGMDELAERHLGHTCIAFKEVCGTGKKAIPFGEVPLDKATEYAAEDADVTWRLYQHLKRRLPDEGGAAIYERVDRPLVPVVARMEQRGIEVDRARLAKLSEEFATETGRLEKEIHALAGAEFTVGSPKQLGDVLFDTLGYKGGKKGKSGQYSTDQSVLERLSGEGAEIADKVLEWRQLSKLKSTYTDALQDAINPKTGRVHTSYSLVGAQTGRLSSTDPNLQNIPIRTEIGRQIREAFVAEEGNVLLAADYSQIELRLAAHMADVGPLKDAFANGEDIHARTATEMFGEVTRDTRARAKTINFAILYGISRWGLAGRLKVEPDEAQAMIDTYFQRFPGIQRYILETLERVRERGYSETLFGRKTWFPRISSKNQAERQGSERAAINAPIQGTSADIIKRAMVRMDEALVNAGLDKVRMLLQVHDELVFELPEGDVERASKVIEEVMAGAAGPAVSLDVPLGVEIGTGKSWGAAH
- a CDS encoding serine hydrolase, which encodes MRMKNLGKTILAATLAFAAPTTLSAQDNSYLKQFDTALGTELRAPQSFEAIYDNAFEQRLAELADGSNGRIGVAAIDLTSGQMVTVLGDQRFPMASTSKIAVAATFLEGVEKGKWSLTSEFPLLLPRKSARFSSKVAPVYEGEYMKAIDLIEIMITRSSNPATDALLRVVGGPDAVNDWVRRQGIRDFSIDRDIATLVRDDGEYDPAQHIDKRDSATPKAMLDLLSGLYQGKFLKPESRRVLLGAMSRTRTGKRRIPALMPESVRVSHKTGSLNNTSSDVGILETPDGRAVAVAIYVTGQGSRLNREAKIAQIARAIHDGYSAQTNNPKRVWTNADFGGK
- a CDS encoding baeRF12 domain-containing protein produces the protein MKVPHKAHVAIVDGESFTVMRNTGKPFEPRLSDAEKPDLSPSNFSAGVRHQDPIGRQLGRTDLEELAHGAAAAEWLNAKAISGEITDVLIIADPKTLGEMRKHYHSELQSRLVGEIDKTVTGQSTDRIEKVIASA